The proteins below come from a single Gossypium raimondii isolate GPD5lz chromosome 2, ASM2569854v1, whole genome shotgun sequence genomic window:
- the LOC105789295 gene encoding ankyrin repeat-containing protein BDA1, which produces MMSTNLIINAATNGDIDALYELIAEDPHALDYSDSQPCVLTPLHIAVAEGNTNFALEIMKLYPSLSKKLDPSGWCPFHVALLNNQIATVFRLLETEPDLVRLKGREGLTSLHLAVGSLDGIKHNLLREFLAVSPLSITDTTNRGQTALHIAVNNGNTEALKVLLSFLRRSMYRNALYWEHKVLNWKDENGETVLHVAVKKNDIEAVKLLLNCNIKVNARNLHSYTAVDIAIENNNSEVLNVLNKVGAKDGILIEEMKQLTLEAKPTLLDNVIRFVKGQKIDISSETRDALLVVAALVATATFQAVLSPPGGLRQADSSDNDSLPFSKVGKVVMKEWLFIIFLILNGTSFWVTIITIYLLLPTGFYGQLLTLPLILFSITYLFCSTIISPSLVCAIVNFSFFIFCVALLSLGVVLVSNRSLLSYIKKLWPRCR; this is translated from the exons ATGATGAGTaccaatttgatcattaatgCTGCAACCAATGGAGATATTGACGCCTTATATGAACTGATAGCTGAAGATCCTCATGCTCTGGACTATTCTGATTCACAACCTTGCGTTCTTACTCCTTTGCATATAGCTGTAGCAGAGGGGAATACCAATTTTGCCTTAGAGATCATGAAGCTTTACCCATCTCTTTCCAAGAAGCTAGACCCAAGTGGGTGGTGCCCCTTCCACGTTGCGTTGCTAAATAACCAGATCGCGACTGTGTTTCGGCTACTAGAGACGGAGCCAGACCTTGTCCGTCTCAAAGGAAGGGAGGGTCTCACTTCACTGCACCTTGCAGTTGGATCGCTTGACGGGATTAAGCATAACCTCTTGCGTGAATTTCTAGCGGTTAGCCCTCTTTCCATCACCGACACCACCAATCGGGGCCAAACGGCTTTGCACATCGCTGTCAACAACGGAAATACCGAAGCTTTAAAGGTTTTATTGTCGTTTCTTCGAAGGTCAATGTATAGAAACGCACTATACTGGGAACACAAAGTCCTCAATTGGAAGGACGAAAATGGTGAAACTGTATTGCATGTGGCAGTGAAGAAAAATGATATTGAG GCTGTGAAACTGTTACTAAATTGTAACATCAAAGTGAATGCAAGAAACCTACATTCTTACACAGCTGTGGACATTgctatagaaaataataattcagaggtgttaaatgttttaaacaaAGTAGGGGCCAAAGATGGTATTTTAATTGAGGAGATGAAGCAATTAACTTTGGAAGCAAAGCCTACGCTTCTCGATAATGTGATACGGTTCGTAAAAGGCCAGAAAATAGATATCTCTAGCGAAACACGTGATGCTTTGCTAGTGGTGGCTGCACTGGTTGCAACAGCCACTTTCCAAGCGGTTCTCAGCCCGCCGGGTGGGCTTCGACAGGCTGACAGTAGTGACAATGATTCACTTCCGTTCAGCAAGGTGGGGAAGGTGGTGATGAAAGAATGGTTATTcataattttcttgattcttaatGGTACTTCATTTTGGGTGACAATCATAACCATTTATCTTTTACTCCCAACTGGGTTTTATGGTCAGCTATTGACTCTACCCTTAATTCTCTTCTCTATTACCTACTTGTTCTGCTCAACAATCATATCACCAAGCCTCGTTTGTGCCATTGTTAATTTCagctttttcatattttgtgtGGCATTATTAAGTTTAGGTGTTGTGCTTGTATCCAATCGTTCATTGTTGTCCTACATCAAGAAATTATGGCCCCGTTGCAGATAG
- the LOC105789293 gene encoding monooxygenase 2 isoform X1, with protein sequence MAMTTSHMPRPSFYNSHGIRSSQKPSWFRAQPRTKHNPSVNIKASAGVRKEDIVIVGAGIAGLATAVSLRRLGIGSVVLEQAASLRTGGTSLTLFKNGWRVLDAIGVADNVRGQFLEIQGMVVNSEDGRELRSFKFKDEDQTQEVRAVERRILLETLADELPPETVRFSSKLAKIQSSENGETLLQLTDGTTLLAKIVIGCDGIRSPIAKWMGFSEPRYVGYSAFRGLGVYPEGQPFAANVNYIYGRGLRAGYVPVSPTKVYWFICYNSPSSPGPKITDPALLRKQAKELVNNWPEELIRLIDLSPDETISKTPLVDRWLWPGLSPPASTGKVVLVGDAWHPMTPNLGQGACCALEDSVILTRKLADAIKSGPTAVEGALREYGEERWPRVFPLTVRANLVGSLLQWDNQLVCSIRNNVVIPKLVRLGPVLEHTNFECEPLKA encoded by the exons ATGGCAATGACCACTTCCCATATGCCACGACCTTCTTTCTACAATTCTCATGGTATTAGATCTTCACAGAAACCATCATGGTTCCGAGCTCAACCTAGAACCAAACACAACCCCTCCGTAAACATAAAAGCTTCAGCTGGTGTTCGGAAAGAAGATATCGTCATCGTCGGGGCTGGGATTGCCGGTCTCGCCACTGCAGTGTCTCTTCGCAg GCTAGGGATTGGGTCAGTGGTGCTTGAGCAAGCAGCGTCGCTTAGAACTGGTGGAACCTCACTTACCCTTTTCAAGAATGGGTGGAGGGTATTGGATGCCATTGGTGTTGCAGATAATGTCAGGGGCCAATTTCTTGAAATTCAAGG GATGGTGGTGAACTCAGAAGATGGAAGGGAGTTACGCTCCTTCAAATTCAAAGACGAAGATCAAAC CCAAGAAGTTCGTGCAGTGGAGCGGAGAATACTACTGGAGACGCTTGCCGACGAGTTACCACCTGAGACAGTTCGGTTCTCTTCCAAATTAGCAAAGATTCAAtcaagtgaaaatggtgaaactCTTTTGCAACTTACCGATGGGACTACGTTGCTTGCAAAG ATTGTTATTGGTTGTGATGGAATTAGATCTCCGATAGCCAAGTGGATGGGTTTCTCCGAGCCGAGGTATGTAGGATATAGTGCTTTCCGTGGACTTGGAGTTTATCCCGAGGGGCAGCCATTTGCAGCAAATGTTAATTATATCTACGGAAGAGGTTTGCGTGCTGGATATGTCCCCGTGTCTCCTACAAAAGTTTACTGGTTTATCTGCTATAACAGTCCCTCCTCtccag GTCCCAAGATTACTGATCCAGCTTTGCTGAGGAAGCAAGCAAAGGAACTCGTAAACAACTGGCCTGAAGAGTTAATTAGATTGATTGATCTCAGCCCAGATGAGACGATCAGTAAAACCCCGCTTGTTGATCGTTGGTTATGGCCGGGTTTAAGCCCTCCTGCTTCAACCGGCAAAGTAGTGCTGGTTGGGGATGCTTGGCATCCGATGACTCCCAATCTCGGGCAAGGTGCTTGTTGTGCTTTAGAGGATTCTGTCATACTGACCAGGAAATTAGCTGATGCAATTAAATCCGGACCAACAGCCGTAGAAGGTGCTCTCAGGGAATATGGAGAGGAAAGATGGCCTCGGGTCTTTCCGTTAACCGTACGGGCAAATCTTGTTGGATCACTATTGCAGTGGGATAATCAACTTGTCTGTTCTATTCGTAACAATGTTGTCATACCTAAACTAGTTAGACTTGGACCAGTgcttgaacacacaaattttgaGTGTGAGCCTCTCAAAGCataa
- the LOC105789293 gene encoding monooxygenase 2 isoform X2 yields the protein MVVNSEDGRELRSFKFKDEDQTQEVRAVERRILLETLADELPPETVRFSSKLAKIQSSENGETLLQLTDGTTLLAKIVIGCDGIRSPIAKWMGFSEPRYVGYSAFRGLGVYPEGQPFAANVNYIYGRGLRAGYVPVSPTKVYWFICYNSPSSPGPKITDPALLRKQAKELVNNWPEELIRLIDLSPDETISKTPLVDRWLWPGLSPPASTGKVVLVGDAWHPMTPNLGQGACCALEDSVILTRKLADAIKSGPTAVEGALREYGEERWPRVFPLTVRANLVGSLLQWDNQLVCSIRNNVVIPKLVRLGPVLEHTNFECEPLKA from the exons ATGGTGGTGAACTCAGAAGATGGAAGGGAGTTACGCTCCTTCAAATTCAAAGACGAAGATCAAAC CCAAGAAGTTCGTGCAGTGGAGCGGAGAATACTACTGGAGACGCTTGCCGACGAGTTACCACCTGAGACAGTTCGGTTCTCTTCCAAATTAGCAAAGATTCAAtcaagtgaaaatggtgaaactCTTTTGCAACTTACCGATGGGACTACGTTGCTTGCAAAG ATTGTTATTGGTTGTGATGGAATTAGATCTCCGATAGCCAAGTGGATGGGTTTCTCCGAGCCGAGGTATGTAGGATATAGTGCTTTCCGTGGACTTGGAGTTTATCCCGAGGGGCAGCCATTTGCAGCAAATGTTAATTATATCTACGGAAGAGGTTTGCGTGCTGGATATGTCCCCGTGTCTCCTACAAAAGTTTACTGGTTTATCTGCTATAACAGTCCCTCCTCtccag GTCCCAAGATTACTGATCCAGCTTTGCTGAGGAAGCAAGCAAAGGAACTCGTAAACAACTGGCCTGAAGAGTTAATTAGATTGATTGATCTCAGCCCAGATGAGACGATCAGTAAAACCCCGCTTGTTGATCGTTGGTTATGGCCGGGTTTAAGCCCTCCTGCTTCAACCGGCAAAGTAGTGCTGGTTGGGGATGCTTGGCATCCGATGACTCCCAATCTCGGGCAAGGTGCTTGTTGTGCTTTAGAGGATTCTGTCATACTGACCAGGAAATTAGCTGATGCAATTAAATCCGGACCAACAGCCGTAGAAGGTGCTCTCAGGGAATATGGAGAGGAAAGATGGCCTCGGGTCTTTCCGTTAACCGTACGGGCAAATCTTGTTGGATCACTATTGCAGTGGGATAATCAACTTGTCTGTTCTATTCGTAACAATGTTGTCATACCTAAACTAGTTAGACTTGGACCAGTgcttgaacacacaaattttgaGTGTGAGCCTCTCAAAGCataa